The following are from one region of the Salvia splendens isolate huo1 chromosome 2, SspV2, whole genome shotgun sequence genome:
- the LOC121771303 gene encoding transcription factor MYB78-like, whose protein sequence is MGDNLEEILSVKKGRWSSHEDSILINYIAVHGQGRWNDIARDSGLRRNGKSCRLRWKNYLQPNVRRGNITVEEQLCIMKLHSLYGNRWSKIAKLLPGRTDNEIKNYWRSQVLKPAKQLKYDTNSMELREFVRDIWLPRIHANYINLASVSGVMMNCNDINAESVGMDYYWSNSISCDQIAVTNNLCNTPTSSDCGFRDYIYYGLDSPSLLRFIE, encoded by the exons ATGGGCGATAACTTAGAAGAGATATTAAGCGTGAAAAAGGGTAGATGGTCTTCGCATGAAGATTCCATACTAATCAACTACATCGCAGTTCATGGCCAAGGCCGTTGGAATGACATCGCTCGAGACTCAG GGTTGAGGCGGAATGGCAAGAGTTGCAGATTGAGATGGAAAAACTACTTGCAACCAAATGTTCGACGAGGGAATATTACAGTTGAGGAGCAGCTTTGCATTATGAAGCTCCACTCCCTTTATGGAAATCG GTGGTCGAAAATAGCTAAGTTGTTGCCCGGTCGAACTGATAATGAAATCAAGAACTACTGGAGAAGTCAAGTTTTAAAGCCTGCAAAGCAGCTGAAATACGACACAAATAGCATGGAGTTAAGGGAGTTCGTTCGTGACATATGGCTTCCTAGGATTCATGCTAATTATATTAATCTTGCAAGTGTTAGCGGGGTGATGATGAATTGCAATGACATTAATGCTGAAAGTGTTGGAATGGATTATTATTGGTCGAATAGCATTTCATGTGATCAAATTGCAGTCACGAATAATTTATGTAATACTCCTACTAGTAGTGACTGCGGGTTTCGTGATTACATATATTATGGCCTTGATAGCCCCTCCCTGCTTCGGTTTATCGAATAG